The genome window CTATAGTTTTATCTCTACATCTACTCCAGGAGAAAGATCGAGTTTCATTAATGCATCGACAGTCTGCTGGGTCGGCTCAACAATATCAAGAATTCTTTTATGTGTTCTTATCTCAAATTGTTCCCGTGATTTTTTGTCTTTATGAGGTGAACGGAGAACACAATATTTATTTATTCTTGTGGGAAGAGGAATCGGCCCAACTACTTTTGCACCTG of Desulfosarcina sp. BuS5 contains these proteins:
- the rpsJ gene encoding 30S ribosomal protein S10 encodes the protein MKVNTKIRIKLKAYDHKLLDQSASDILDTANKTGAKVVGPIPLPTRINKYCVLRSPHKDKKSREQFEIRTHKRILDIVEPTQQTVDALMKLDLSPGVDVEIKL